Sequence from the Candidatus Eremiobacteraceae bacterium genome:
AGTGCTTGACCGGAGTGTTGAATGCGTTAAGCAGGCGCGTCCCCTGGTCCGCGCGCCGCTCGAGCATCTTCTCCGCCTCGATGCGCCCATCGTTACCGAAATGGTTGACCAGCAGGTGGCACATCTGATAACCGTGGCGCGTCTCTTCGATGAACACGCGGCAGATCGAGTACATGTCGTATTCGGACGGCGCGGTCGCGAGCAGCTTGCGCTGCTGCTCGTTGGAAGCGAACTCGGTGTCGCCCTGGTAGATGATCATGGTCAGCACCGCATCGCGCATGCGCTGGTCTGGGATCTCCATGACCTTCTCCCACTTGCGCTGGCCGGCGAACTCGCCGAACTCGATCTCGTCGCTGTGCGGATCGGCATACTTGGCTTCGAGCGTGTAGCCGCCGAGCACGCGGTTGAAGACCTCGGGGTCGACGTCGAGGTCCTTTTGCCAGTGGTGGAACACCTCCACCCAATCGTCAAACGTCTTGATGCGCGCCATTTTACTCTACCCCTGGAGCGGTCGAATTTATTCGACCGTTATGCTATAATTCTCACGGTCGGTCAAAATTTGCCACAATCGACGTAAGGATTCAACGCCCTGCCGCCACGCACCCCTCGCACGTTGGGATCGTTCCCCGGCATCGCACCGCTGCGCCCGCGCTCGATGCTCTTCACGTTATATGGCGACTACGCATACCCGCGCCGCGTCGACCTGTGGCTCGGCAGCCTCGTCGCGCTGGGCGCGCGCTTCGGCATCTCTGAGATGGCGGTCCGCTCGGCGGTCGCGCGTCTGGCGCGGGACGGATGGCTCGCAGCGCAGCGCGAGGGCAACCGCTCGTATTACGCGCTCACGAAACGCGGACGGGATCTCATCGAGGAAGGCACGCGGCGCATCTACCAGCCGCGCCGCGGCGCGTGGAACGGCCGCTGGTGTCTGCTGACCTATGCCATCCCGGAGACCAAACGCGCACACCGCGACCGGCTGCGCAAGCAGCTCGCGTGGTTGGGCTTCGGCGCACTCGGCGGTGGGACGTACATGAGCCCGCGCGACGTGCACGCACAGGCTGCGGCGCTCGTCGAGGAACACGGCGTCGCCCGGTTTACGCGCATCTTCAGCGCGCAATTCGAAGGACCGGTGGCGGTCGCGGATCTGGTGCGGCGTTGCTGGCAGCTCGAATCCATCGCTCGCCACTACGCCGCGTTCGTCAAACATTACGAGCCGCTCTACGCGCGAGATGCCGCGTTGCGACGCAAGCGCGCGCTGTCCGATGACGATGCGTTCGTGCACCGTTTCGCGCTGACGCACGACTTCCGGCGTTTCCCGTTCATCGACCCGGATCTACCGGCGGAGCTGCTGCCCCGCGACTGGCCAGGCACGCGCGCGCGCGCGCTGTTTGCGAGCTATCACGCGCTGCTGACCGACGGCGCGCTCTCATATTTCAAGTCGACCGCCGAGCGCAACCGTGCCGCCTGAACAGCTGGCGCCCGATCTGTGGCGCATCAGAGTGCCCCTGCCGTTCCGCTTGCGCGAAGTCAACCTGTATCTGCTGCGCGGCGAGCACGGATATACGCTTATCGACGCGGGTATCGACACCGCTGATGCGCGTGCGGCCTTCGACGCCGCTCTCGCCGAGCTGCGCGTGCCCGACACAGCGATCGAGCGCGTCTACGTCACGCACATGCATCCCGACCACATCGGCATGTCGGGCCGGCGCGCAGCCGCGGGATCGCGCATCTTTCTGCTAGGTCAGGAAGAACGGCGCGCGCGCTTCGTTTGGGGAACCGAGCCGCTGAGCGATTGGATAACGTATTCGCGCGAACACGGCGCAGGCGGTGAGATCGCCGAGGGGATCGTCACCGCGGTCAACGGGCTGCGCCGGGCGGTCACGTTGCCGGAGCGCTTCGAACACTTGTCGGACGGCGACGTCGTCGAGGCGGGCAAGCGGCGTCTGCGCGTCGTGTGGACGCCAGGCCACAGCGACTTCCATTACGTGCTGGTCGACGATGACGCGCGCGTCGTCTTCTGCGGCGACCAGCTCCTGCCGACGATCACGCCTAACATCGGGCTATATCCGGAATGCCGCCCCAATCCGTTGGAAGACTTCTTATGGTCGCTCGGGCGCTTCGAACGAGAATCCGCGTACGCGGTGTTGCCGGGCCACGGTGAGAGCTACGCGACGTTGCCGGAGCGCATCGGCCAATTCCGCAAACACCATGACGAGCGTTTGGCCGGCGTCCGATCGCAGGTGGCCGCGAGCGACGGCGCCGGCGTCACGGCGTTCGAAGTGGTGCGCCACTTCTGGGGCGACAAGCTCTCGACGCATGAGATACGTTTCGCGCTGGTCGAGGTAGTGGCGCACCTAGAATATCTCCGCCTCGGCGGCGGACTCGCGCGCACCGACGATTCCGGCGTCTACCGATACCGGGTCGCCTAACCCGTTTCGGTCGTCGAGCTCGAGCGCATGGCGCTGCGCAGCCACGTGTTGAGCAGCGCGGCCAGGCCCAGCGCGCACGCGATGACCGCGATCGTCGTCAACCACTCCGCTCCCTGACCGGGCAACTGATTGACGCCCTCAAGCGCGAACCCGATAGCGACCAACCAGAAACCCACCCGCTGATCGGTGGGGCCGAGCGTGGCGAAACCGGCGCAGATGACTGCCAGCAGCCCGAGCACGCTCAGGCCGCCCGACAGCAGGCTCAAACCACTCACGAATCCGACCGCTGCGCAGATGCCGCCGATCCACGCGATTGCTCCGCCGACCTCTGCATCCCCGTATCGACGCACGAGCACGCCGATGAGCCAGAGCAACGCGCCGATACCGGCGCTGAGCCAGAAGATCACGTTGAAGTATTCGATGACGCGCCCTCCTTGGGATACTCGTAGACGCCGCGGCCGACCTTGCGGCCCAAGCGGCCTGCCTTGACGTACTTGACCAGCAGCGGGCACGGCCGGAACTTCTCGCCGAGCGACTCGTGCAAGTACTCGAGGACTTTGAGCCGCGTGTCCAAGCCGACGAGGTCGATCATCTCGAACGGCCCCATCGGATGGTTGAGACCAAGTTTGAGCGCCTTGTCGATGTCGCGCGCCGACGCCACGCCCTCCTGCAGCATGTAGAACGCCTCGTTGCCGATCATCGCGTTGATGCGGCTCGTCGCAAACCCGGGCGCCTCGTTGATGAGCACCGTCTCTTTGCCAGACCGTGCCGCCACTTCGAGCGCGACCTCGACCGCGCGCTGCGAAGTCTCCAGGCCGCGCACGATCTCGACCAGTTTCATGATATGAGCCGGGTTGAAATAATGCATGCCGACCACGCGCGATGGATCCGTGACCGCCGCGGCGATCTCGGTGATGGACAGCGCCGAGGTATTCGTCGCGAAGATCGTGTCGGCCGGACATGCGTCTTGAAGCTCGCGCAGCACGGTGTGTTTGAGGCCCAGATCCTCGGGCACTGCCTCGATCACCAGCTGCGCATTTGCGGCCGCAGCGCTGTCGGTGGAGGGTGAGATGCGAGATTGCGCGTCGCGCGCTTCTTGCGCCGTGAGCTTGCCGCGTTCGACGCCTGCCCGTAGGTTCGCATCGATCGTGGCCATCCCACGGGTCAGCCCCTCGCGCGCCGCATCGACGAGCGCGACCGAAAAGCCGGCCAGCGCCAAACTGTGGGCGATGCCGTTGCCCATCGTGCCTGCGCCGATCACCGCGACGCGTTCGATCATTTGGACGGCTTGCGCCGGCCGCGCACGCGCGCTGCGCGGAGCGACTCGATGCCCGCGGCGTATTCTCGCGCCGCGCCGAACGCGGCGGTCAGGCGCGACCACGCGTCGTGGCGGCGGGCGACAGCGCTGGCGCCGGTACGCACGTAGGCTTGCGCGACCCGC
This genomic interval carries:
- a CDS encoding PaaX family transcriptional regulator C-terminal domain-containing protein: MGSFPGIAPLRPRSMLFTLYGDYAYPRRVDLWLGSLVALGARFGISEMAVRSAVARLARDGWLAAQREGNRSYYALTKRGRDLIEEGTRRIYQPRRGAWNGRWCLLTYAIPETKRAHRDRLRKQLAWLGFGALGGGTYMSPRDVHAQAAALVEEHGVARFTRIFSAQFEGPVAVADLVRRCWQLESIARHYAAFVKHYEPLYARDAALRRKRALSDDDAFVHRFALTHDFRRFPFIDPDLPAELLPRDWPGTRARALFASYHALLTDGALSYFKSTAERNRAA
- a CDS encoding MBL fold metallo-hydrolase produces the protein MPPEQLAPDLWRIRVPLPFRLREVNLYLLRGEHGYTLIDAGIDTADARAAFDAALAELRVPDTAIERVYVTHMHPDHIGMSGRRAAAGSRIFLLGQEERRARFVWGTEPLSDWITYSREHGAGGEIAEGIVTAVNGLRRAVTLPERFEHLSDGDVVEAGKRRLRVVWTPGHSDFHYVLVDDDARVVFCGDQLLPTITPNIGLYPECRPNPLEDFLWSLGRFERESAYAVLPGHGESYATLPERIGQFRKHHDERLAGVRSQVAASDGAGVTAFEVVRHFWGDKLSTHEIRFALVEVVAHLEYLRLGGGLARTDDSGVYRYRVA
- a CDS encoding 3-hydroxyacyl-CoA dehydrogenase NAD-binding domain-containing protein, translating into MIERVAVIGAGTMGNGIAHSLALAGFSVALVDAAREGLTRGMATIDANLRAGVERGKLTAQEARDAQSRISPSTDSAAAANAQLVIEAVPEDLGLKHTVLRELQDACPADTIFATNTSALSITEIAAAVTDPSRVVGMHYFNPAHIMKLVEIVRGLETSQRAVEVALEVAARSGKETVLINEAPGFATSRINAMIGNEAFYMLQEGVASARDIDKALKLGLNHPMGPFEMIDLVGLDTRLKVLEYLHESLGEKFRPCPLLVKYVKAGRLGRKVGRGVYEYPKEGASSNTST